Proteins encoded in a region of the Streptomyces sp. NBC_00258 genome:
- a CDS encoding serine/threonine-protein kinase, whose amino-acid sequence MTPRTGPSSHLPAGFRIDGWELGAPIGSGAWGTVHEARSVADGTPVAVKVLRTDALAPGQRAALGELVQREVRFSREADHPNLVRTHAVCTVEAPEHPDLDGAIALVMDRAERSLQDVLDATEAGRPVPDADRVLRSVAAGLAHMHGAGWVHGDLKPANILLSSDGDVWLADFGVAAELEGTHAHMPPLGTLDHLPPEWWSQRTDSRGTVVRTTADIWAFGVLAHQVLTGGLHPFPGATARARSLAAQAYARGTAPLRLDADIEESRRRLIADCLSPDHATRLQYSADVLKSRVGELAGVPRRRRRLVPAVAGLLAGVAAVTGVLLLRDDGGADDKGGPGTSATPTVTSSPVAVTAGEIPPDSDIPKALRPVIVKAAHRCTDKEITPIVLAAMLKAESGFDAKAARPASEEFGIAMWTPSVFRAWAVDGDGDGDKDHMSPPDAISTMSLYVCWLDQRFKEAGLPEKDLVKLVVAGYRTSDRTIIEERGVPERVRPHVDKVMRYLAEYER is encoded by the coding sequence TTGACCCCCCGCACAGGCCCCTCGTCGCACCTCCCTGCCGGCTTCCGCATCGACGGCTGGGAGCTCGGAGCACCCATCGGATCCGGCGCTTGGGGCACCGTCCACGAGGCCCGTTCCGTCGCCGACGGCACCCCGGTCGCGGTGAAGGTGCTGCGCACCGACGCCCTGGCCCCGGGACAGCGGGCCGCCCTCGGTGAACTCGTCCAGCGCGAGGTGCGGTTCAGCCGGGAGGCGGACCACCCCAACCTCGTACGGACCCATGCCGTGTGCACCGTCGAGGCGCCGGAGCATCCCGATCTGGACGGTGCGATCGCGCTGGTCATGGACCGTGCCGAGCGCAGTCTGCAGGACGTGCTCGATGCGACCGAGGCCGGTCGGCCGGTCCCCGACGCGGACCGCGTACTGCGTTCGGTGGCCGCCGGGCTCGCGCACATGCACGGGGCGGGATGGGTGCACGGCGATCTGAAACCGGCCAACATCCTGTTGAGCTCGGACGGCGACGTGTGGCTCGCCGACTTCGGGGTCGCCGCGGAACTGGAGGGCACTCACGCCCACATGCCGCCGCTCGGCACCCTCGACCATCTGCCGCCCGAGTGGTGGTCGCAGCGCACCGACTCGCGGGGCACGGTCGTCCGGACGACCGCCGACATCTGGGCCTTCGGCGTCCTCGCCCACCAGGTGCTCACGGGCGGGCTGCACCCGTTCCCGGGGGCCACCGCCAGGGCCCGTTCCCTTGCCGCCCAGGCCTACGCGCGCGGGACCGCACCGCTGCGGCTGGACGCCGACATCGAGGAGAGCAGGCGCCGGCTGATTGCCGACTGTCTGTCGCCGGACCACGCCACGCGTCTCCAGTACAGCGCCGACGTCCTCAAGTCCCGCGTCGGTGAACTCGCCGGTGTGCCCCGCCGTCGGCGGCGGCTGGTGCCGGCCGTCGCGGGCCTTCTGGCGGGGGTCGCCGCCGTGACCGGTGTGCTCCTGCTGCGGGACGACGGCGGTGCCGACGACAAGGGTGGCCCCGGCACATCCGCCACGCCCACGGTCACCAGCAGTCCGGTGGCGGTGACCGCGGGGGAGATCCCGCCGGACTCCGACATTCCCAAGGCATTGCGCCCGGTCATCGTGAAGGCCGCACACCGCTGTACCGACAAGGAGATCACCCCCATCGTGCTCGCCGCCATGCTCAAGGCGGAGAGCGGGTTCGACGCGAAGGCGGCCCGCCCGGCCTCCGAGGAGTTCGGCATCGCGATGTGGACGCCCTCGGTGTTCCGGGCCTGGGCCGTGGACGGGGACGGCGACGGCGACAAGGACCACATGTCACCGCCCGACGCGATCTCGACGATGAGTCTGTACGTGTGCTGGCTCGACCAGCGTTTCAAGGAGGCCGGGCTGCCGGAGAAGGACCTCGTCAAGCTCGTCGTGGCCGGCTACCGCACGAGTGACCGCACGATCATCGAGGAGCGCGGTGTCCCGGAGCGCGTGCGGCCGCACGTGGACAAGGTGATGCGCTATCTCGCCGAGTACGAACGGTGA
- a CDS encoding serine/threonine protein kinase, whose translation METIIVQLPGPSWADVEHDRHGGGPGPGLLHLGPGDIADFGRGGPGAADLAVVLADPGISRCAGRLEAAEDYWRLSNFSPTAAYVVENLEGAGEYITVAPGRLGAPVPFEFSRVVLPALNGTADFKVFAPQHAYLDERSAPGAGDQTVNPFALDQTSKYFLVLVALCEPRLREPSDTTLPGAGEIAERLRPLDSCRDLSRSAVNYHIDYLSFAKLRLDQGDMEGEQGGRTGAKRARLVASALRFGLVREEHLALLPRRTASRRPVQEASA comes from the coding sequence GTGGAAACGATCATTGTCCAGTTACCGGGTCCGTCGTGGGCGGACGTCGAGCACGACCGACACGGAGGCGGACCCGGACCTGGGCTGCTGCACCTGGGGCCCGGTGACATCGCCGACTTCGGGCGCGGCGGACCGGGGGCCGCGGATCTGGCTGTCGTCCTGGCCGACCCGGGCATCTCGCGGTGTGCCGGACGGCTGGAGGCGGCCGAGGACTACTGGCGGCTGTCCAACTTCAGCCCGACCGCCGCCTATGTGGTGGAGAACCTGGAGGGCGCCGGCGAGTACATCACGGTGGCCCCCGGCCGCCTAGGCGCGCCGGTCCCCTTCGAGTTCTCCCGTGTCGTGCTGCCCGCCCTGAACGGAACCGCCGACTTCAAGGTGTTCGCCCCGCAGCACGCCTACCTCGACGAGCGGTCCGCGCCCGGCGCCGGTGACCAGACGGTCAACCCCTTCGCCCTCGACCAGACGTCGAAGTACTTCCTCGTCCTGGTGGCGCTGTGCGAGCCCCGGCTGCGCGAGCCCTCGGACACGACGCTCCCCGGCGCGGGGGAGATCGCGGAACGGCTGCGTCCGCTGGACTCCTGCCGCGATCTGTCCCGCTCGGCGGTCAACTACCACATCGACTACCTGTCCTTCGCGAAACTGCGCCTGGACCAGGGGGACATGGAAGGGGAGCAGGGCGGCCGTACCGGTGCCAAGCGCGCCCGACTGGTGGCGTCGGCGCTCCGGTTCGGCCTCGTACGCGAGGAGCACCTCGCCCTGCTCCCGCGCCGGACGGCGAGCCGTCGTCCGGTGCAGGAAGCTTCCGCGTGA
- a CDS encoding helix-turn-helix domain-containing protein yields MSTRDDDVEEFAALLRRLKARTDRSYGALARRVNMNTSTLHRYCAGDAVPLDFAPVERFAALCGATPAERLELHRLWILAVAARQRPRTSGAPESPDPAPTPAPAPVADAADTVPVGGRAESGGGAAPEEVGVPEGSDVPEGVVGPGRSHGPEEGDESESESSDAEAGPVSSMPTVSSSSGGSGPRPRRAWYRRRVTVTAAVVTALLVTLGGLSALSDNRRSDDASQIVGPSEGPTSTAATHDPRDRRSTSPSPKVSGSSSPSPGGKGKASTPPGKGGEPSGNAGRPNGSGSTGLPLTWTANSHGWTFDCGHEYVVDKKPEQVPPPPITQDAARWAATQNAVHGRETIVKISVQGKSSTAVVLEALRVRVVGRSTQLRGAGYSMDEGCGGAVTPRSFAVDLDKDRPIARAVAGGDVDGAIPAMRMPYRVSAEDPEVLLVNARTNSCDCSWYLELDWSSQGRTGTIRVDDHGKPFRTSGVEGLPRYWYGSVGSDRQWVPRTD; encoded by the coding sequence GTGTCGACTCGGGACGACGACGTCGAGGAGTTCGCGGCACTGCTGAGGCGTCTGAAGGCGCGCACTGACCGCAGTTACGGTGCCCTCGCGCGCCGGGTGAACATGAACACCTCGACGCTGCACCGCTACTGCGCGGGTGACGCGGTACCGCTCGACTTCGCACCCGTGGAGCGGTTCGCCGCGCTGTGCGGAGCGACACCGGCCGAGCGGCTCGAACTGCACCGCCTCTGGATCCTCGCGGTGGCGGCGCGACAGCGACCGCGGACGTCGGGGGCACCGGAGAGTCCGGATCCCGCTCCAACTCCGGCTCCGGCTCCGGTCGCCGACGCAGCGGACACCGTGCCCGTGGGCGGTCGTGCCGAGTCCGGGGGCGGCGCCGCCCCCGAGGAGGTCGGCGTCCCCGAGGGAAGCGACGTACCCGAGGGAGTCGTTGGTCCCGGCAGAAGCCACGGGCCCGAAGAAGGCGACGAGTCGGAGTCGGAGTCTTCGGACGCGGAGGCCGGACCCGTATCGAGCATGCCGACCGTTTCCAGTTCCTCCGGCGGCTCGGGGCCGCGCCCCCGCCGGGCCTGGTACCGGCGGCGGGTCACGGTCACCGCCGCCGTGGTGACGGCGCTGCTGGTCACTCTGGGCGGCCTCTCCGCCCTGTCCGACAACCGTCGGTCCGACGACGCGTCCCAGATCGTCGGCCCGAGCGAGGGTCCGACCTCGACGGCGGCCACCCACGACCCGCGTGACCGCCGGTCCACGAGCCCGTCCCCCAAGGTCTCGGGATCGTCCTCGCCGTCGCCCGGCGGCAAGGGAAAGGCTTCCACGCCCCCCGGCAAGGGCGGTGAGCCGTCGGGGAACGCCGGCCGGCCGAACGGTTCCGGTTCCACCGGCCTCCCCCTGACCTGGACCGCGAACTCGCACGGCTGGACGTTCGACTGCGGCCACGAGTACGTCGTCGACAAGAAGCCGGAACAGGTACCACCGCCTCCGATCACGCAGGATGCCGCAAGGTGGGCGGCCACGCAGAACGCGGTGCACGGGCGCGAGACGATCGTGAAGATCTCCGTACAGGGAAAGTCGTCCACCGCCGTCGTCCTTGAGGCCCTCCGGGTACGGGTCGTCGGGCGCTCGACCCAACTGCGGGGTGCCGGCTACTCCATGGACGAGGGCTGCGGAGGAGCAGTCACCCCGCGCTCCTTCGCCGTCGACCTGGACAAGGACCGGCCCATCGCACGTGCGGTCGCGGGCGGTGACGTCGACGGGGCGATCCCCGCGATGCGTATGCCCTACCGGGTGTCCGCCGAGGACCCGGAGGTGCTGCTCGTCAACGCACGGACGAATTCCTGCGACTGCAGCTGGTACCTGGAACTCGACTGGTCGTCCCAGGGACGCACCGGCACGATCCGTGTCGACGATCACGGCAAGCCGTTCCGTACCAGCGGCGTCGAGGGTCTCCCGCGCTACTGGTACGGCTCGGTCGGTTCGGACCGCCAGTGGGTGCCCCGCACCGACTGA
- a CDS encoding pyruvate dehydrogenase, protein MAKQNVAEQFVDILVRAGVKRLYGVVGDSLNPVVDAIRRNSAIDWIHVRHEETAAFAAGAEAQIAGRLAACAGSCGPGNLHLINGLYDAHRSMAPVLALASHIPSSEIGLGFFQETHPDQLFRECSHYSEMISNPKQMPRLLQTAIQHAVGQSGVSVVTLPGDIADQPAPDKAVETALVTSRPSVRPGDTEIDKLAAMIDEADKVTLFCGSGTAGAHAEVMQFAEKIKSPVGHALRGKEWIQYDNPYDVGMSGLLGYGAAYEATHECDLLILLGTDFPYNAFLPDDVKIAQVDVRPEHLGRRSKLDLAVWGDVKETLRCLTPKVSPKSNRRFLDKMLKKHADALEGVVKAYTRKVEKHVPVHPEYVASVLDELADEDAVFTVDTGMCNVWAARYISPNGRRRIIGSFSHGSMANALPQAIGAQFTDRGRQVVSMSGDGGFSMLMGDFLTLVQYDLPVKVVLFNNSSLGMVELEMLVAGLPSYGTANKNPDFAAVARACGAYGVRVEKPKQLAGALKDAFRHKGPALVDIVTDPNALSIPPKISAEMVTGFALSASKIVLDGGVGRMLQMARSNLRNVPRP, encoded by the coding sequence ATGGCCAAGCAGAACGTCGCCGAGCAGTTCGTCGACATCCTCGTCCGCGCGGGCGTGAAACGCCTGTACGGAGTCGTGGGCGACAGCCTCAACCCGGTCGTCGACGCCATCCGGCGCAACTCGGCCATCGACTGGATCCACGTACGCCACGAGGAGACGGCCGCCTTCGCGGCGGGAGCGGAGGCCCAGATCGCGGGCAGGCTCGCCGCCTGCGCCGGCTCCTGCGGGCCGGGCAACCTCCACCTCATCAACGGCCTCTACGACGCCCACCGGTCCATGGCCCCGGTCCTCGCCCTCGCCTCGCACATTCCCTCCAGCGAGATCGGCCTCGGGTTCTTCCAGGAGACCCATCCCGACCAGCTGTTCCGGGAGTGCAGCCACTACAGCGAGATGATCTCCAACCCGAAGCAGATGCCCCGGCTGCTCCAGACCGCCATCCAGCACGCGGTCGGACAGAGCGGCGTGAGCGTCGTGACGCTGCCGGGCGACATCGCGGACCAGCCCGCCCCCGACAAGGCCGTCGAGACCGCCCTCGTCACCTCCCGCCCCAGCGTCCGCCCCGGCGACACCGAGATCGACAAGCTCGCCGCGATGATCGACGAGGCCGACAAGGTCACCCTCTTCTGCGGCAGCGGCACCGCAGGCGCGCACGCGGAGGTCATGCAGTTCGCCGAGAAGATCAAGTCCCCGGTGGGGCACGCCCTGCGCGGGAAGGAGTGGATCCAGTACGACAACCCGTACGACGTCGGCATGAGCGGCCTCCTCGGGTACGGCGCCGCCTACGAGGCCACCCACGAGTGCGACCTGCTGATCCTGCTGGGCACCGACTTCCCGTACAACGCCTTCCTGCCCGACGACGTCAAGATCGCCCAGGTCGACGTACGGCCCGAACACCTCGGCCGCCGCTCGAAGCTGGACCTCGCGGTGTGGGGCGACGTGAAGGAGACCCTGCGCTGCCTCACCCCGAAGGTGAGCCCCAAGAGCAACCGCCGCTTCCTCGACAAGATGCTGAAGAAGCACGCCGACGCACTCGAAGGCGTCGTGAAGGCCTACACGCGCAAGGTCGAGAAGCACGTCCCGGTCCACCCCGAGTACGTCGCCTCCGTCCTCGACGAACTCGCCGACGAGGACGCCGTGTTCACGGTCGACACCGGCATGTGCAACGTCTGGGCGGCCCGCTACATCTCGCCCAACGGCCGCCGCCGCATCATCGGTTCGTTCTCGCACGGCTCGATGGCGAACGCGCTGCCGCAGGCCATCGGCGCGCAGTTCACCGACCGCGGGCGCCAGGTCGTCTCGATGTCCGGCGACGGCGGGTTCTCCATGCTGATGGGCGACTTCCTCACCCTCGTCCAGTACGACCTGCCGGTGAAGGTCGTCCTCTTCAACAACTCCTCCCTGGGCATGGTCGAGTTGGAGATGCTGGTCGCCGGACTCCCGTCCTACGGGACCGCCAACAAGAACCCCGACTTCGCAGCCGTCGCCCGCGCCTGCGGTGCCTACGGCGTACGGGTCGAGAAGCCAAAGCAGCTCGCGGGCGCGCTGAAGGACGCCTTCAGGCACAAGGGCCCGGCGCTCGTCGACATCGTCACCGACCCCAACGCCCTGTCGATCCCGCCGAAGATCAGCGCGGAGATGGTGACCGGGTTCGCGCTGTCGGCGTCGAAGATCGTGCTGGACGGGGGAGTCGGCAGGATGCTGCAGATGGCCCGCTCCAACCTGCGCAACGTGCCGCGGCCGTAG
- a CDS encoding protein phosphatase 2C domain-containing protein, with translation MPGGPAANGPAPGGLEPGGAASGGPARGGPARGGPVPDGPAVGGPTANGPAHGGPAHGGPSPSRPAGGEPVPDTPAAGGSEADGPAASGPTAPNVAHGPWAGSPRGPAPGGEPEVGGEVLRPGEPENDALRRSGLQRQRAPWETPPTEPPGPASFPPAPQPRSPQPPTQPPTPQPPTPQPRSPQPPDPQPRSSQPRSPQPPGTPPRSPQPPGPQPPGFQPRNPEPQGVQPPGPPPPGFHAVVPRSGTSTEAPGAGTPASRTPSDSDSPPATLVDASSGQVPDQAPVQAPVQAANLPAPVDYVGSGPPTYDAEPTALPPADADDLDDLVADTVLDGASYGTSTLRAVSARGDSARYRGEPRRDSLLTARFGVGDGALVLVAMATGARATPGAHRAAAEACQWIGRAVGRSHARLAEDIRAARRGDLKSGLHRLTDRSLGKLRATAAEQGIEPEEYTASLRCLLLPADPECRTRVFFGVGAGGLFRLRDGEWQDIEPHVADTAGEAVVGFGSLPHETPDGDRLTMDLGITTPPSPYEPAPEPPPRDPFRFRASVARPGDTLLLCTSGLAEPLRGEPGLAEHLTSRWSDGDPPGLAAFLADTLVRVKGYADDRTAAAVWEA, from the coding sequence GTGCCGGGCGGGCCCGCGGCGAACGGCCCTGCGCCTGGCGGGCTTGAGCCCGGCGGGGCCGCGTCCGGCGGTCCCGCACGCGGCGGTCCCGCACGCGGCGGGCCCGTGCCCGATGGGCCTGCAGTCGGTGGCCCTACGGCGAACGGCCCGGCGCATGGCGGGCCCGCGCACGGCGGACCCTCGCCCAGTAGGCCCGCAGGCGGCGAACCCGTGCCTGATACGCCCGCAGCCGGCGGGTCCGAGGCCGATGGGCCGGCTGCCTCCGGGCCCACCGCCCCAAACGTGGCTCACGGGCCGTGGGCAGGTTCCCCGCGTGGGCCCGCACCCGGTGGTGAACCGGAGGTCGGCGGAGAGGTGCTCCGGCCCGGGGAGCCGGAGAACGACGCGCTGCGGCGCAGCGGGCTCCAGCGGCAGCGGGCGCCCTGGGAGACCCCGCCCACCGAACCTCCGGGCCCGGCCTCCTTCCCGCCGGCCCCCCAGCCGCGGAGCCCTCAGCCACCGACCCAGCCACCGACCCCCCAGCCACCGACCCCCCAGCCACGGAGCCCCCAGCCGCCGGACCCCCAGCCGCGGAGCTCACAGCCGCGGAGCCCCCAGCCACCGGGCACTCCGCCGCGGAGCCCTCAACCGCCGGGCCCTCAGCCGCCGGGATTCCAGCCGCGGAATCCCGAGCCGCAGGGAGTCCAGCCGCCCGGCCCCCCGCCGCCGGGGTTTCACGCGGTGGTGCCCCGCAGTGGTACGTCCACGGAGGCGCCCGGGGCAGGGACGCCCGCGTCACGAACCCCCTCCGACTCCGACTCCCCGCCCGCCACCCTCGTCGACGCCTCCTCCGGCCAGGTCCCCGACCAGGCCCCCGTACAAGCCCCCGTGCAGGCCGCCAATCTCCCCGCCCCCGTCGACTACGTGGGCTCGGGACCGCCCACCTATGACGCCGAGCCGACCGCCCTGCCTCCCGCCGACGCGGACGATCTAGACGATCTCGTGGCGGACACCGTGCTGGACGGGGCGTCGTACGGGACGTCCACGCTGCGGGCCGTGTCCGCGCGGGGGGACTCGGCGCGCTACCGGGGCGAGCCGCGCCGGGACTCCCTGCTCACCGCCCGCTTCGGCGTCGGGGACGGCGCGCTCGTGCTGGTCGCGATGGCGACCGGGGCCCGGGCCACCCCCGGCGCGCACCGGGCCGCCGCCGAGGCGTGCCAGTGGATCGGGCGGGCCGTCGGCCGCAGCCACGCGCGCCTGGCCGAGGACATCAGGGCCGCCCGGCGCGGCGACCTCAAGTCGGGCCTGCACCGGCTCACCGACCGCAGCCTCGGAAAACTGCGGGCCACCGCCGCCGAGCAGGGCATCGAACCGGAGGAGTACACCGCGAGCCTGCGCTGCCTCCTCCTCCCCGCCGACCCCGAGTGCCGCACGCGCGTCTTCTTCGGCGTCGGAGCGGGCGGCCTCTTCCGGCTGCGCGACGGCGAGTGGCAGGACATCGAGCCGCACGTCGCCGACACCGCGGGCGAGGCCGTCGTCGGCTTCGGATCGCTGCCGCACGAGACCCCCGACGGCGACCGGCTCACCATGGACCTCGGCATCACCACACCCCCGAGCCCGTACGAACCCGCCCCCGAACCGCCGCCCCGCGACCCGTTCCGTTTCCGCGCCTCCGTCGCCCGCCCGGGCGACACCCTCCTGCTGTGCACCAGCGGTCTCGCCGAACCCCTGCGCGGCGAACCCGGCCTGGCCGAACACCTCACCTCCCGCTGGTCGGACGGTGATCCGCCCGGCCTCGCGGCGTTCCTCGCGGACACCCTGGTACGGGTCAAGGGGTACGCCGACGACCGGACAGCCGCGGCCGTTTGGGAGGCGTAA
- a CDS encoding helix-turn-helix domain-containing protein produces the protein MPGATGLTAIGLDETHESAYRALVSVGAADVPDLARRLTLGEHDTERALRRLERHGLAAQSSARPGRWVAAPPGVAIGALLTQRRHELDQAELAAALLAEEYRARVVEPAAHDLVEVVTGAAAVAQRFLQLQLGASEEVCALVTGNPVVVSGTDNDAEEQAADRGVRYRVVVERSVLHLPNGIAELSAALGRDEQVRVVDTVPTKLVIADRALAMVPLTSRTLEPAALVVHASGLLESLSGLFESVWRDALPLRLGAPDAVTEEERDGPDGTDLEILSLLLAGLTDASVAKQLDLGLRTVQRRVKRLMELTGVTTRLQLGWHTYEKGWVARERQD, from the coding sequence ATGCCGGGAGCGACAGGTCTGACAGCGATAGGGCTGGACGAGACACACGAGTCGGCCTACCGGGCACTGGTGTCCGTGGGCGCCGCCGACGTGCCCGATCTCGCCCGGCGGCTCACGCTCGGCGAGCACGACACCGAGCGCGCGTTGCGCCGGCTGGAGCGGCACGGTCTCGCGGCCCAGTCGTCGGCCCGGCCGGGCCGTTGGGTCGCGGCGCCGCCGGGTGTCGCGATCGGCGCGCTGCTCACCCAGCGGCGCCACGAGCTGGACCAGGCGGAACTGGCGGCCGCGCTGCTCGCCGAGGAGTACCGCGCCCGGGTCGTAGAGCCCGCCGCGCACGATCTGGTCGAGGTGGTGACCGGCGCGGCCGCGGTCGCCCAGCGGTTCCTGCAGCTCCAGCTCGGCGCGAGCGAGGAGGTGTGCGCCCTGGTCACCGGGAACCCGGTCGTCGTCTCCGGCACCGACAACGACGCCGAGGAGCAGGCCGCCGACCGCGGCGTCCGCTACCGCGTGGTCGTCGAGCGGTCGGTGCTGCACCTGCCGAACGGCATCGCCGAGCTGTCCGCCGCACTCGGGCGCGACGAGCAGGTACGGGTCGTGGACACGGTGCCGACCAAGCTGGTGATCGCCGACCGGGCCCTGGCCATGGTGCCGCTGACCTCGCGGACCCTGGAGCCCGCGGCCCTCGTCGTCCACGCGAGCGGGCTGCTCGAATCACTGTCGGGCCTGTTCGAGTCGGTGTGGCGGGACGCGCTGCCGCTGCGTCTGGGCGCGCCCGACGCGGTCACGGAGGAGGAGCGGGACGGGCCGGACGGCACCGACCTGGAGATCCTCTCCCTGCTGCTCGCCGGGCTGACCGACGCGAGCGTCGCCAAACAGCTCGACCTCGGCCTGCGGACCGTGCAGCGCCGGGTGAAGCGGCTGATGGAGCTGACGGGCGTGACGACCCGGCTCCAGCTGGGCTGGCACACGTACGAGAAGGGCTGGGTGGCCCGGGAGCGACAGGACTGA
- a CDS encoding DUF456 domain-containing protein, producing MGAWELLLVGVVLLLGLSGVLVPGAPGPWLVWAAVLWWAFEDPQGLSWAVLVGATAVLLLAQVIRWQLPPRRLRASGATPRMAAYAGVGALLGFFLVPVLGAIPGYLGGAYLAERLRLGGHGEAKASVRSVMRAGGTSVLVELFACLLIAGAWLGAVIWGP from the coding sequence ATGGGAGCGTGGGAACTCCTGCTGGTCGGGGTGGTGCTGCTGCTCGGCTTGAGCGGAGTACTGGTACCCGGCGCGCCGGGGCCGTGGCTGGTGTGGGCCGCGGTCCTGTGGTGGGCGTTCGAGGATCCGCAGGGGCTCTCGTGGGCCGTGCTGGTGGGCGCCACGGCCGTCCTGCTCCTCGCCCAGGTGATCCGCTGGCAGCTGCCGCCGCGCCGACTGCGCGCGAGCGGCGCCACCCCGCGCATGGCGGCGTACGCGGGTGTCGGGGCCCTGCTCGGCTTCTTCCTCGTGCCGGTGCTGGGCGCGATACCCGGCTATCTCGGCGGCGCCTATCTCGCCGAACGGCTGCGGCTCGGCGGACACGGGGAGGCGAAGGCGTCGGTCCGCTCGGTGATGCGGGCGGGCGGGACAAGCGTGCTGGTGGAACTGTTCGCCTGCCTGCTGATCGCGGGGGCGTGGCTGGGAGCTGTGATCTGGGGACCGTGA